Proteins from a genomic interval of Pseudomonas silesiensis:
- a CDS encoding sodium:solute symporter family protein, producing the protein MASSWLVLTIVAAYMVVLALISFWVRRSTQSAKNFTTGGKDFPAVLIGFLMMSEFIGTTASIGTAQAGYTYGISAAWNIAALGVGFVIFSMLLAKKYKDLGENTISGALARTYGEPVRFATSVIMICALSIVAVSIYASGGAVLATLLGIERTSAIIIVGIVSVLYVGIGGMRSVIYTNVLHAIMMYAGIILALGFALSKVGGMGELVARLPAPMFEVDNVGWPKIFAWLVAGIGATFATQYVVQAVNTVSDGRKAQHASFYCALMLIPYGLIAAMVGMCSAVLFPQIPSLQAFPQILGHMHEWMAGIVVAGLAGALFGTMAALTMGIATLLLKDFYQPFFNPRGDDRKNLNFARTATIVAGLLPITLALYASDVLVVTFLAKALRASLAVLVLMVFYAPTFGTRQGAFISIIASLIITIGWFLMGNPYGIDNAYIALATPLVIMTLSHLLRGGKPEHADSTRPVGASTTGN; encoded by the coding sequence ATGGCTTCTAGCTGGCTGGTATTAACCATCGTGGCCGCCTACATGGTGGTCTTGGCGTTGATCAGTTTCTGGGTTCGACGCTCTACACAAAGCGCGAAAAACTTCACCACCGGAGGCAAGGACTTCCCGGCGGTGCTGATCGGTTTTCTGATGATGTCCGAGTTCATCGGCACTACCGCGAGCATTGGTACGGCCCAGGCGGGTTACACCTATGGCATTTCCGCTGCCTGGAACATCGCCGCCCTGGGCGTCGGTTTCGTGATCTTCTCCATGCTGTTGGCGAAGAAGTACAAGGACCTCGGCGAGAACACCATTTCCGGGGCGCTGGCCCGCACTTACGGCGAGCCGGTACGCTTCGCCACGTCAGTGATCATGATCTGCGCGCTGTCGATCGTTGCGGTCTCGATCTATGCCAGCGGCGGGGCCGTGCTCGCGACCTTGCTGGGCATCGAGCGGACGTCGGCGATCATCATCGTCGGTATTGTTTCGGTGCTGTACGTCGGCATCGGCGGCATGCGTTCGGTGATCTATACCAACGTCTTGCACGCGATAATGATGTACGCCGGGATCATCCTCGCCTTGGGTTTTGCCTTGAGCAAGGTTGGCGGCATGGGCGAGTTGGTGGCGCGACTGCCAGCGCCGATGTTCGAAGTCGACAACGTCGGTTGGCCGAAGATTTTCGCCTGGCTGGTGGCCGGTATCGGCGCGACGTTCGCCACCCAGTACGTGGTGCAGGCAGTGAATACCGTCAGTGACGGGCGCAAGGCCCAACATGCGAGTTTCTACTGCGCGTTGATGTTGATTCCCTACGGCCTGATCGCTGCGATGGTGGGGATGTGCAGCGCGGTGTTGTTTCCGCAGATTCCTTCGTTGCAGGCCTTTCCGCAAATCCTCGGGCACATGCACGAATGGATGGCCGGGATCGTCGTCGCAGGACTGGCCGGGGCGCTGTTCGGCACCATGGCCGCGCTCACCATGGGCATCGCCACATTGTTGCTCAAGGACTTCTATCAGCCGTTCTTCAACCCCCGAGGGGATGATCGCAAGAATCTCAACTTTGCCCGGACCGCGACCATCGTCGCCGGCCTGCTGCCCATCACACTGGCGCTGTACGCCTCCGACGTGCTGGTGGTGACCTTCCTCGCCAAAGCCTTGCGCGCTTCACTCGCGGTGCTGGTGCTGATGGTGTTTTACGCGCCGACATTCGGCACGCGGCAGGGTGCGTTCATCAGCATCATCGCGTCACTGATCATCACCATCGGCTGGTTCCTGATGGGCAATCCCTATGGCATCGACAATGCCTACATCGCACTGGCCACGCCGCTCGTGATCATGACCCTGAGCCATTTGCTGCGCGGTGGCAAACCCGAACATGCCGACAGCACCAGGCCCGTCGGTGCGAGCACTACCGGAAACTGA
- a CDS encoding UbiD family decarboxylase, which translates to MQPVTLSTPEADRAGDLPAGASLRGWLDHLQRRQRLTMIRPGVDLRFGVAAIANRLDGKSASLFPQPGGHSIAVVSGLLSDRQWMAEAMGVESAEVLARFEAASLNPLPWREVSDAVCQQVVHREIDLNRLLPIPTHNEHDSGPYITAGLLITRNPRTGVQNVSIHRLQVSSPNRLGALLLPRHALAFFQEVEALGEDLEVAVVIGADPLTLLASQAIVPIDHDELEIAGALHGRPLAVTRCVTNQIRVPADAEIVIEGRLLAKAREMEGPFGEFPQYYGERAERHVIEVDAVTHRHDPIFHTIVGGGLEHLLLGGIPREATMLAHLRRSFPCVRDVHLSKGGVCRYHLYVQIDKRSEGEGKNVILGALGGHYDIKHVTVVDMDVDIHDPMEVEWAIATRFQADRDLVLIHESQGSKLDPSTRDGVGSKMGYDATVPLSAPTMRFKRIQVPGQQEVELDKVAHAAPQDWQCVLQKHD; encoded by the coding sequence ATGCAGCCTGTGACTCTTTCCACCCCCGAAGCCGACAGGGCCGGGGACCTGCCAGCAGGCGCCAGCCTGCGTGGCTGGCTCGACCATTTGCAGCGCCGGCAGCGTTTGACAATGATACGTCCCGGCGTGGACCTGCGTTTCGGCGTTGCAGCGATTGCCAATCGTCTGGACGGCAAGAGCGCTTCACTGTTTCCCCAGCCGGGCGGCCATTCGATCGCGGTGGTGTCCGGTCTGTTGTCCGACCGGCAGTGGATGGCCGAGGCCATGGGCGTGGAGTCCGCTGAAGTGTTGGCGCGTTTCGAGGCGGCCAGCCTCAATCCCCTGCCGTGGCGCGAAGTCAGTGATGCAGTTTGTCAGCAAGTGGTGCATCGCGAGATCGACCTGAATCGACTGCTGCCAATTCCCACCCACAACGAGCACGACAGCGGCCCTTACATCACTGCCGGCCTGTTGATTACCCGCAACCCGCGCACCGGGGTGCAGAACGTTTCGATTCACCGCTTGCAGGTGAGCAGCCCAAATCGCCTGGGCGCGCTGCTGCTGCCACGCCATGCGCTGGCCTTCTTTCAGGAAGTCGAGGCGCTGGGTGAGGATCTGGAGGTGGCGGTGGTCATTGGGGCTGATCCACTGACCTTGCTGGCATCCCAGGCCATCGTGCCCATCGATCACGACGAACTGGAAATTGCCGGTGCGCTGCATGGCCGTCCGCTGGCAGTAACGCGTTGTGTGACCAACCAGATTCGCGTACCTGCCGACGCCGAGATCGTCATCGAGGGCCGGCTGCTGGCCAAGGCGCGGGAGATGGAGGGCCCGTTCGGCGAGTTTCCGCAGTACTACGGCGAGCGCGCCGAACGCCATGTGATCGAAGTCGACGCCGTAACCCATCGTCACGACCCGATCTTTCACACCATCGTCGGCGGCGGCCTGGAACACTTGCTGCTCGGCGGCATCCCGCGCGAAGCGACCATGCTTGCGCACTTGCGCCGCAGCTTTCCGTGCGTGCGTGACGTGCACCTGAGCAAGGGCGGAGTGTGTCGTTATCACCTTTATGTGCAGATCGACAAACGCTCCGAAGGCGAGGGCAAGAACGTCATCCTCGGCGCGCTGGGCGGTCACTACGACATCAAGCACGTCACCGTGGTGGATATGGATGTGGACATTCATGACCCCATGGAAGTCGAGTGGGCTATTGCCACCCGGTTCCAGGCCGACCGCGACCTGGTGCTGATCCACGAATCCCAGGGCTCGAAACTCGATCCGTCCACCCGCGACGGTGTCGGCTCGAAGATGGGCTACGACGCCACGGTGCCGCTGTCGGCACCGACCATGCGCTTCAAGCGAATCCAGGTGCCGGGCCAACAGGAAGTCGAGCTCGACAAGGTGGCGCACGCGGCACCGCAGGACTGGCAGTGCGTGCTCCAGAAGCACGATTGA
- a CDS encoding MFS transporter → MTTTTTTAPPTSAATDTPQIPPGKALLAAFASTFGWALDLFDLFILLYVAPIIGRMFFPSDTPTLSLAAVYASFAVALLVRPLGSAIFGAYADKHGRKRALMVSMVGVGISTALFGALPTIHQVGVLAPILFLILRIIQGVFVGGIVASTHTIGTESISPRYRGLMSGLIGGAGAGMGALLASFTYLVLSEIFPGEEFDVWGWRFMFFCGLLSTFFGLVMFRYLEETPVWQQLQQARKTKGPAVVAVSPLKRLFGREYRGVMLVNLLITFGGGATYYLACGYLPTLLNVVAKVPHTQTSQLLMYGSVATIVGALAFGYLSDLIGRKKTFMLLGVLNLVSLPMMFLGVAEPGSLARTALYCVGIAFMGGAIIAPILIFLNERFATELRASGTGLSWNIGFALGGTMPTFVSLFSSSPAQIPVVLAMFAVGLSVIYLIGSVVIPETQGNFK, encoded by the coding sequence ATGACCACGACAACAACAACTGCACCGCCAACCAGCGCCGCTACCGATACACCGCAGATTCCACCGGGCAAGGCCTTGCTTGCGGCATTTGCTTCGACATTCGGCTGGGCGCTGGATTTGTTTGACCTGTTCATTCTGCTCTACGTGGCGCCGATCATCGGCCGTATGTTCTTCCCCTCGGACACCCCGACACTGTCGCTGGCCGCGGTGTATGCCTCGTTCGCCGTGGCCTTGCTGGTACGTCCGCTGGGCTCGGCGATCTTCGGCGCGTATGCCGACAAACACGGCCGCAAGCGTGCGTTGATGGTGTCGATGGTCGGCGTCGGTATTTCCACGGCACTGTTCGGCGCCTTGCCGACCATTCACCAGGTCGGGGTGTTGGCCCCGATACTGTTTTTGATCTTGCGGATCATTCAGGGCGTTTTCGTTGGCGGCATCGTCGCCTCCACGCACACCATCGGCACCGAATCCATCTCGCCGCGCTATCGCGGCTTGATGTCCGGGTTGATCGGTGGCGCCGGTGCCGGCATGGGCGCGCTGTTGGCGTCATTCACTTATCTGGTGTTGTCGGAGATCTTTCCCGGGGAGGAATTTGACGTCTGGGGCTGGCGCTTCATGTTCTTCTGCGGCTTGCTCAGCACGTTCTTCGGTCTGGTGATGTTCCGTTACCTGGAAGAAACCCCGGTCTGGCAGCAACTGCAACAAGCGCGCAAAACCAAGGGGCCGGCGGTGGTGGCCGTGTCGCCACTCAAGCGTCTGTTCGGTCGCGAGTACCGCGGCGTGATGCTGGTCAACCTGCTGATTACGTTCGGCGGCGGGGCTACGTATTACCTGGCCTGCGGTTATCTGCCGACCTTGCTCAACGTGGTCGCCAAAGTTCCCCATACGCAGACTTCGCAGCTGCTCATGTACGGGTCGGTGGCAACCATTGTCGGAGCACTGGCCTTCGGTTACCTGAGTGACCTGATCGGCCGCAAGAAGACCTTCATGCTGCTGGGCGTGCTCAACCTGGTGAGCTTGCCGATGATGTTCCTCGGTGTCGCCGAGCCGGGTTCGCTGGCCCGCACTGCGCTGTATTGCGTGGGCATTGCCTTCATGGGCGGGGCGATCATCGCGCCGATCCTGATCTTCCTCAACGAACGCTTTGCCACCGAGTTGCGCGCCAGCGGCACCGGGTTGTCCTGGAACATCGGCTTCGCCCTCGGCGGAACCATGCCGACCTTTGTGTCCCTGTTCAGCAGCAGCCCGGCTCAAATCCCCGTGGTGCTGGCGATGTTCGCTGTCGGCCTGTCGGTGATCTACCTGATCGGCAGCGTGGTGATTCCGGAAACCCAAGGCAACTTCAAGTAA
- a CDS encoding SDR family NAD(P)-dependent oxidoreductase yields the protein MSRLKGKVAIITGAAQGIGATYAQALAAEGAKVVLCDLKAPDETAAAIRNKGGTALAIACDVTDGAAVQAMVEEAVAQFSGVHVLINNAALFATLELKPFEQTSSAEWDRIMAVNVRGSFECAKAVMPVMRRQGYGKIVNIASATVFKGAPMMAAYVASKGAVIALTRSIAREVGDAGIRCNCLAPGLTMSANVQANAAWAGDIVRNNIASRCIKREAVPQDLIGALLFLSSTDSDFMSGQTIVVDGGSVTH from the coding sequence ATGAGCAGATTGAAGGGAAAAGTCGCGATCATTACCGGTGCCGCGCAAGGCATCGGTGCCACGTATGCCCAGGCCCTGGCGGCCGAGGGCGCGAAGGTGGTGCTTTGCGATTTGAAGGCGCCTGACGAAACCGCCGCCGCGATCCGTAACAAGGGCGGTACGGCCCTGGCAATCGCTTGTGACGTGACCGACGGTGCCGCGGTTCAAGCCATGGTCGAGGAAGCCGTGGCGCAGTTCAGCGGTGTGCATGTGCTGATCAACAACGCTGCGTTGTTCGCCACCCTGGAACTCAAACCGTTCGAGCAGACCAGCTCGGCGGAATGGGACCGGATCATGGCGGTCAACGTGCGCGGTTCCTTCGAGTGCGCGAAGGCGGTAATGCCGGTGATGCGCCGTCAGGGCTACGGCAAGATCGTCAACATTGCCTCGGCAACGGTTTTCAAAGGCGCACCGATGATGGCGGCGTATGTCGCGTCGAAGGGCGCGGTGATTGCCCTGACTCGCTCCATAGCGCGCGAAGTCGGCGACGCCGGCATCCGCTGCAACTGCCTGGCGCCCGGCCTGACCATGAGCGCCAACGTCCAGGCCAATGCCGCCTGGGCCGGGGATATCGTGCGCAACAACATTGCCAGCCGCTGCATCAAGCGCGAAGCGGTGCCGCAGGATCTGATCGGCGCGCTGCTGTTTTTGTCCAGCACCGACAGCGATTTCATGAGCGGCCAGACCATTGTGGTCGACGGCGGTTCGGTGACCCATTGA
- a CDS encoding aldehyde dehydrogenase family protein — MQSQHFIDGQWTATDRWTDSLDPANGELIGCFADGGEAEAEAAVAAAARAFNDPQWAQNPRLRQQLLLEWAAGLTARQEQLAQLLTRENGKALAQSRGEIGGAISEILYYAGLARHNPGHMLEVAPGEFSSMLREPAGVAGLIIPWNAPAVLLVRALAPAIAAGCTVVIKPAPQTALFNAAMLEPLFALPGLPAGAVNLFTESGHAGAAHLVASPRVDVLSFTGSTATGQRIMRDCAATMKKLSLELGGKSCCLVFEDADIAAIAPKLAAAATIISGQQCTAARRVLVHASRFAEMKTALSAALGRIRLGNGLDPATNMGPLIDWQSRDNVERRIGEALDSCDEVLLAGGRPQGELGNGAFLAPSLIAHRDSSAFFCQEEIFGPLLVLESFEDEAEAVARANHTEFGLSASVWTGQGARAWRVARALRNGTVWLNDHNKLFAEAETGGYRKSGLGRLHGVDALLDFSELKHIYQNVGTLG; from the coding sequence ATGCAAAGCCAACACTTCATCGATGGACAATGGACCGCTACGGATCGTTGGACCGACAGTCTCGACCCGGCAAACGGTGAGCTGATCGGATGCTTTGCCGACGGCGGCGAGGCCGAAGCTGAAGCGGCGGTGGCCGCCGCCGCCCGAGCCTTCAACGACCCGCAGTGGGCGCAGAATCCACGCCTGCGTCAGCAGCTATTGCTGGAGTGGGCTGCCGGCCTGACAGCGCGTCAGGAACAGCTCGCGCAGTTGCTGACCCGCGAGAACGGCAAGGCATTGGCGCAGTCCCGAGGAGAGATCGGCGGGGCGATTTCCGAGATTCTTTATTACGCCGGCCTGGCCCGGCACAACCCGGGGCACATGCTCGAAGTGGCGCCCGGTGAGTTCTCCAGCATGCTGCGCGAACCCGCCGGAGTGGCGGGGCTGATCATTCCGTGGAATGCCCCGGCGGTGCTGCTGGTGCGTGCTCTGGCGCCGGCGATCGCGGCGGGTTGCACGGTGGTGATCAAACCCGCGCCACAAACGGCGCTGTTCAACGCGGCGATGCTCGAACCGCTGTTCGCGTTGCCGGGCCTGCCGGCAGGGGCGGTCAATCTGTTCACCGAGAGCGGGCATGCCGGGGCAGCACATCTGGTGGCTTCGCCGCGGGTGGATGTGCTCAGCTTCACGGGCTCGACCGCTACCGGCCAGCGCATCATGCGCGACTGCGCGGCGACCATGAAAAAGCTCTCTCTGGAACTGGGTGGGAAGTCCTGCTGCCTGGTCTTTGAAGATGCCGATATTGCCGCCATCGCGCCGAAACTGGCCGCGGCAGCCACCATTATCTCTGGCCAGCAATGCACTGCCGCCCGACGCGTGCTGGTGCATGCCAGCCGCTTCGCCGAAATGAAAACCGCGCTGAGCGCCGCACTGGGGCGGATCCGCCTGGGCAATGGCCTCGATCCAGCGACGAACATGGGACCGCTGATCGACTGGCAATCCCGGGACAACGTCGAGCGACGCATCGGCGAGGCACTGGACAGCTGTGACGAAGTGCTGCTGGCCGGTGGTCGCCCGCAGGGTGAACTGGGCAATGGTGCATTCCTCGCGCCGTCGCTGATCGCCCATCGCGATAGCAGCGCGTTCTTTTGTCAGGAAGAAATTTTCGGCCCGTTGCTGGTGCTGGAGTCCTTCGAAGATGAAGCCGAGGCAGTAGCGCGCGCCAACCATACCGAGTTCGGTCTGTCCGCGAGTGTCTGGACCGGGCAGGGCGCTCGCGCCTGGCGTGTCGCTCGGGCACTGCGCAACGGTACGGTGTGGCTCAACGACCACAACAAATTGTTCGCCGAGGCGGAAACCGGTGGCTACCGCAAGAGCGGCCTGGGGCGCTTGCATGGCGTCGATGCGCTGCTGGATTTCAGCGAGCTCAAACACATTTATCAGAACGTCGGCACGCTCGGTTGA
- a CDS encoding LysR family transcriptional regulator, with translation MELRHLKYFTCLYEEGSVTRAAQRLNIVQPALSMQIARLEEELGQTLFERSSKGMAPTEAADQAYRLFMPILGQLLAARQALIDRSGQIGGRISAGLIASAANNALASTLAHFVEHQPQVELSVTSGYSQELIAKVLTGVLDFAVINQSFQHEHLIGHDIFDEELLVATGAANRLNGALPLPLASLAGFKLVLPSRRHGLRRVIDQHLAAQGIEVTPQLEVDDLAVIEDFLRRSDWVSVLPATILHRGLHEGALRAYPLAAPGISRRMVCVHDARRPLTPAAMLFIEMIGKTMTTALDTIHFYKEGPIEEGNHGHSR, from the coding sequence ATGGAGCTGCGCCATCTGAAGTATTTCACCTGCCTCTATGAAGAGGGCTCCGTCACCCGGGCTGCACAGCGCTTGAATATCGTGCAACCGGCGTTGTCGATGCAGATCGCCAGGCTTGAGGAAGAACTCGGGCAGACGTTGTTCGAGCGCAGCTCCAAGGGCATGGCGCCGACCGAGGCCGCAGATCAGGCTTATCGCTTGTTCATGCCGATTCTTGGCCAGCTGCTGGCGGCGCGTCAGGCCCTGATCGACCGTAGCGGCCAGATTGGCGGACGCATCAGCGCCGGGCTGATCGCGTCTGCCGCCAACAACGCGTTGGCGAGCACGCTGGCGCATTTCGTCGAGCATCAGCCACAGGTTGAATTGAGCGTCACCTCGGGCTACAGCCAGGAATTGATCGCGAAGGTCCTGACCGGCGTGCTGGATTTCGCGGTCATCAACCAAAGCTTTCAGCATGAGCACCTGATCGGCCACGACATCTTCGATGAGGAGCTACTGGTCGCCACCGGTGCAGCCAATCGCCTCAACGGAGCGTTGCCCTTGCCGTTGGCCAGTCTGGCGGGATTCAAACTGGTGCTGCCCTCGCGTCGTCACGGGTTGCGCAGGGTGATCGACCAGCACCTTGCTGCCCAGGGCATTGAAGTCACCCCGCAGTTGGAGGTGGACGATCTGGCGGTCATCGAGGACTTCTTGCGTCGCAGCGACTGGGTCAGCGTGCTGCCGGCAACCATCCTGCATCGCGGATTGCACGAAGGCGCTTTGCGCGCCTATCCGCTGGCCGCGCCAGGAATCAGCCGGCGCATGGTCTGTGTGCACGACGCCCGTCGACCATTGACCCCGGCGGCAATGCTGTTCATCGAGATGATCGGCAAAACCATGACCACCGCACTCGACACCATCCATTTCTACAAAGAAGGTCCGATAGAGGAAGGCAACCATGGGCACTCCCGGTAA
- a CDS encoding UbiX family flavin prenyltransferase — translation MGTPGNSRPQRLIVGISGASGAVYGVRLLELLRDTPIETHLVVSKSALITLAHETDMSWSRIKTLADVSYVNQDIGAAIASGSFKTMGMIIAPCSIRSLSEIASGVTSTLLTRAADVVLKERRRLVLMVRETPLHRNHLRSMTELAELGAVIAPPVPAFYAKPTSLEDMIDHSVGRVLDMFDIELGVVRRWRERPERVATLDEVVDG, via the coding sequence ATGGGCACTCCCGGTAATAGCCGGCCGCAGCGGCTGATCGTAGGAATTTCCGGTGCCTCCGGCGCCGTCTATGGCGTGCGTCTGTTGGAGCTGTTGCGCGACACGCCGATTGAAACTCATCTGGTGGTCAGCAAATCGGCGCTGATTACTTTGGCCCATGAAACCGATATGTCCTGGTCCCGGATCAAGACCCTTGCGGACGTCAGCTACGTCAATCAGGACATTGGCGCGGCAATCGCCAGTGGCTCGTTCAAAACCATGGGCATGATCATCGCGCCGTGTTCGATACGCAGCTTGTCGGAGATTGCCAGCGGCGTGACGTCAACACTGCTGACCCGCGCCGCCGACGTGGTGCTCAAGGAACGCCGGCGCCTGGTGCTGATGGTTCGCGAGACGCCACTGCACCGCAATCACCTGCGCAGCATGACCGAGTTGGCCGAACTCGGTGCAGTGATCGCGCCGCCAGTGCCAGCGTTCTATGCCAAGCCGACCAGCCTGGAAGACATGATCGATCACTCCGTTGGCAGGGTGCTGGATATGTTCGATATCGAACTGGGTGTCGTCCGTCGCTGGCGTGAACGGCCGGAGCGCGTAGCAACGCTGGATGAGGTGGTCGATGGTTGA
- a CDS encoding alpha/beta fold hydrolase, giving the protein MSPQQFLQLGPLRLEYRQIPAADPSRPTLVLLHEGLGSADQWKDFPLRLAQASGCGVVTYSRQGYGQSSPVTLPRPLNYLSSDGPRELRQLLDALQLPHVVLLGHSDGASIVLAYAAANDPRVLGSIALAPHVIVETESLDGIRHTTEVWHQGELRERLARHHGTNVDSAFHGWSDSWLHPDFSLDDLEAQLAYIEKPLLVIQGREDHYATPEQLVVIERQVPGPCRCVLLDDCRHFPQTEATERTLELVCEFLERLPA; this is encoded by the coding sequence ATGTCGCCACAACAATTTTTGCAACTTGGGCCGCTGCGCCTGGAATATCGCCAAATCCCTGCGGCTGACCCATCGCGACCGACGCTTGTGCTGCTGCACGAAGGCCTCGGCAGCGCCGACCAATGGAAAGACTTCCCCCTGCGCCTGGCCCAGGCCAGCGGTTGCGGTGTGGTCACTTACAGCCGGCAGGGTTACGGGCAATCGAGCCCGGTAACCCTGCCGCGTCCGCTGAACTACCTGAGCAGCGACGGCCCTCGTGAACTGCGGCAATTGCTCGATGCCTTGCAACTGCCGCACGTGGTCTTGCTCGGTCACAGTGACGGTGCATCCATCGTCCTCGCCTATGCCGCCGCCAACGATCCACGGGTGTTGGGCAGCATTGCTCTGGCGCCTCATGTGATTGTCGAGACCGAGAGCCTCGATGGCATTCGCCATACCACCGAGGTTTGGCATCAGGGCGAATTGCGCGAACGCCTGGCACGCCACCATGGGACCAATGTCGACAGCGCTTTTCACGGTTGGAGCGACAGCTGGTTGCACCCGGACTTTTCCCTGGACGATCTTGAAGCGCAGTTGGCTTATATCGAAAAGCCGCTGCTGGTCATTCAGGGTCGCGAAGACCACTACGCCACGCCCGAGCAACTGGTGGTCATCGAACGACAGGTGCCTGGGCCGTGCCGCTGTGTGTTGCTGGATGACTGCCGGCACTTTCCCCAGACCGAAGCGACCGAGCGGACCTTGGAGCTGGTCTGCGAATTCCTGGAGCGCCTCCCCGCCTGA
- a CDS encoding XdhC family protein, with protein MRHLDVQVIDQALQWARVGQAQWLCTVLSTYGSAPRAPGAMLVTNGAGEHVGSLSGGCVEEEFLESLTRGELREPAQIVSYGDSVEQRHRLRLPCGGVLIVLVEHRAASLEWIAHLESLQAALLGQRRLQRHIELSSGALRLDPDTGHGSERVQVVDESVRISVGPALRLILAGLSPVAEVCASFARAIGCEVIACDPREEMLHVHLEGVEMQRVLPSMFIAAGGCHAATAVVALTHDPRIDDLALMEAVHTPAFYIGAMGSQATSAKRAERLKRIGGLTDEQIARLHMPIGLDLGSKAPAEIALAVVADILRVYHGKERHAL; from the coding sequence ATGCGCCATCTCGATGTTCAGGTGATCGACCAGGCACTGCAATGGGCTCGCGTCGGGCAGGCACAGTGGCTGTGCACGGTGCTCTCCACCTATGGCTCGGCGCCGCGTGCGCCGGGTGCGATGCTGGTGACCAATGGTGCGGGGGAACACGTCGGCTCGCTGTCCGGTGGCTGCGTCGAGGAGGAGTTCCTCGAAAGCCTGACACGCGGTGAATTACGCGAACCGGCGCAGATCGTCAGTTATGGCGACAGCGTCGAGCAACGCCACCGTCTGCGATTGCCCTGTGGTGGTGTGCTGATCGTGCTGGTCGAGCACCGCGCTGCCAGTCTCGAATGGATCGCGCACCTGGAGAGTCTGCAAGCGGCGTTGCTCGGCCAGCGACGTCTGCAGCGTCATATCGAGCTGAGCAGCGGTGCCTTGCGCCTGGACCCGGACACCGGTCACGGCAGCGAGCGGGTGCAAGTCGTCGACGAAAGTGTGCGCATCAGTGTTGGCCCGGCACTGCGACTGATTCTGGCAGGGCTCTCGCCGGTCGCGGAAGTCTGCGCCAGTTTCGCCCGCGCCATCGGTTGCGAAGTCATCGCCTGCGACCCCCGGGAAGAAATGCTGCATGTACATCTTGAGGGCGTGGAAATGCAGCGTGTGCTGCCCTCGATGTTTATCGCCGCCGGAGGTTGTCACGCAGCGACCGCGGTGGTGGCGTTGACTCACGATCCGCGAATCGATGATCTGGCGCTGATGGAAGCGGTTCACACCCCGGCGTTTTACATCGGCGCCATGGGCTCTCAGGCCACTTCGGCCAAGCGCGCCGAGCGGCTCAAACGCATCGGTGGTCTGACGGATGAACAGATCGCCCGTTTACACATGCCCATCGGCCTCGATCTGGGCAGCAAGGCCCCGGCGGAAATCGCTCTGGCGGTGGTGGCGGATATCCTGCGCGTTTATCACGGGAAAGAGCGCCATGCCTTGTAA
- a CDS encoding helix-turn-helix transcriptional regulator, which yields MSIAQRVFHGRFGRVALLNMDRSLVTHTHSECHVLVKVSGEDTYFNVNGRRVPLSDRTAVLVNAWEPHFYDPQPGAGATVILALYIEPAWLATAQQSLALSGRPDFFAQPCIELSSRNRTLADILVAEAHGCGIVPKERMEFMLFDFLIELIEDFSSWRHLSLLGAPSSGEFRDARVRRGTAWLLEHLDDPNPIDNAARACGLSRAHFFALFKKDTGMTPTLLLNDARMRRAFAWLERERSGTLGLLSENLGFSEQGHFTRFFQQHIGASPSQYRRVVDSYAGV from the coding sequence ATGTCGATTGCTCAACGGGTTTTCCACGGCAGGTTTGGCCGGGTCGCCTTGCTGAACATGGATCGTTCGCTGGTCACCCATACCCATTCCGAATGCCATGTGCTGGTCAAAGTGTCCGGCGAGGACACTTACTTCAACGTCAACGGTCGGCGGGTACCGCTCAGCGATCGCACGGCGGTGCTGGTCAACGCCTGGGAGCCGCATTTCTACGATCCGCAGCCGGGTGCCGGTGCCACCGTCATCTTGGCGCTCTACATCGAGCCCGCCTGGCTGGCCACTGCCCAGCAGTCGCTGGCGCTCAGCGGTCGGCCGGACTTTTTTGCCCAGCCGTGCATCGAGCTGTCGAGCCGTAATCGCACCTTGGCCGACATCCTGGTCGCCGAAGCGCATGGCTGCGGGATCGTGCCGAAAGAACGCATGGAGTTCATGCTGTTCGACTTCCTGATCGAACTGATCGAGGACTTTTCCAGCTGGCGGCATTTGTCGCTATTGGGGGCGCCGAGTTCAGGTGAGTTCCGGGACGCGCGCGTGCGCCGTGGCACCGCCTGGTTGCTTGAGCACCTCGATGATCCGAACCCGATCGACAACGCCGCGCGGGCTTGTGGTCTGTCCCGGGCGCACTTCTTTGCGCTGTTCAAGAAAGATACCGGCATGACGCCGACCCTGTTGCTTAACGACGCGCGGATGCGCCGGGCTTTTGCCTGGCTGGAGCGTGAGCGCAGTGGAACCTTGGGCCTGTTATCGGAGAACCTCGGCTTCTCCGAGCAAGGTCATTTCACGCGGTTCTTTCAGCAACACATCGGCGCCTCTCCCAGCCAGTACCGGAGGGTAGTGGATAGCTATGCGGGGGTTTGA